A genomic segment from Asterias amurensis chromosome 6, ASM3211899v1 encodes:
- the LOC139938754 gene encoding microfibril-associated glycoprotein 4-like produces MHITQWVSFIIALGIACWYGSTPIIAFSCSFGKEPNPKENGIIRWVMPLNHRLRCQCTSIYPGGMNTYTPERGFDPFYTDHPLFTDLDFEIFNYFDCENCFLSCENGGTFIDDPCHCSCAQTWTGKTCIECALTGCENGGTFNEATCTCTCPKQWMGNTCAETRHYDCQDYLEDYPDSSSGVYTIYPSKYPGGLAVYCDMVHWPGSIVIQKRVSGYLDFNRGWDEYMNGFGNLSGSFWLGNEKVHQLTDDGATSWEIQVYVVDALQERNNQTVLANFRLSGENYTLHVDGSIELGEGGAILSANGKPFSTYDRDNDGDSGRNCAEESKGGWWFNGCYAGRKGGEINLNTEFTMKGVLNVHCFKHHIEQTKLEIKRMSKETQIT; encoded by the exons ATGCACATCACGCAGTGGGTTAGCTTCATCATCGCTTTGGGTATCG CATGCTGGTATGGGTCCACACCCATTATAGCATTTAGTTGCAGTTTCGGGAAGGAACCGAACCCAAAGGAGAACGGCATTATACGGTGGGTCATGCCGTTAAATCACCGCCTTCGATGCCAGTGTACCAGCATCTACCCTGGGGGTATGAACACGTATACACCCGAGAGAGGGTTTGATCCGTTTTACACCGATCACCCTCTCTTCACAGACCTCGACTTTGAAATATTCAACTACTTCGATTGTGAAA ATTGTTTCCTGTCATGTGAAAACGGAGGTACATTCATAGACGATCCTTGTCATTGTTCCTGTGCTCAAACCTGGACCGGCAAAACATGTATTG AGTGTGCATTGACTGGCTGTGAGAATGGTGGTACCTTCAATGAAGCAACCTGCACGTGTACATGCCCGAAACAGTGGATGGGAAATACATGTGCCG AGACCAGACACTACGACTGCCAAGACTATCTCGAGGATTATCCTGACAGTTCGAGTGGTGTTTACACTATTTACCCGTCGAAGTATCCAGGAGGCCTTGCTGTATACTGCGACATGGTACACTGGCCAGGATCGATT GTTATCCAGAAACGTGTAAGTGGTTACTTGGATTTCAACCGCGGATGGGACGAGTACATGAATGGTTTTGGTAACTTGAGTGGGAGCTTCTGGCTGGGAAATGAGAAGGTCCATCAGTTGACTGATGATGGCGCCACCTCGTGGGAGATTCAAGTCTATGTTGTTGATGCTTTGCAGGAAAGGAACAACCAGACTGTACTCGCTAACTTTCGCCTCTCGGGTGAAAACTACACCCTTCATGTTGACGGTTCAATAGAATTAGGAGAAG GTGGTGCTATTTTGTCTGCAAATGGCAAGCCATTCTCAACATACGACCGAGACAACGATGGCGACAGTGGGAGGAACTGTGCCGAGGAGTCGAAGGGAGGCTGGTGGTTTAATGGTTGTTATGCTGGAAGGAAAGGGGGAGAGATTAATCTTAATACTGAGTTCACCATGAAAGGCGTTTTAAACGTACACTGTTTCAAACATCACATTGAACAAACCAAACTTGAAATCAAGCGCATGTCGAAAGAAACTCAAATAACCTAA